The genomic interval ATATCATTGCCGTATTAAAAAAGATTCAAAAAGAATGGGACACCTACTTTGGCGTGGGAAAGGCTTTGCCCCCTACCCGGGCAACTCAGGAATTGCTGGCCTTTTTTCAAAACGAGACAGTCCCGGCAGCAGAACCGGTGAATAAAGGGAAAATTAAGCTCATCCCTACTTATTCCTTCGCTAACAGTTCCGGCGTTACCACCAACTGGCTGGAGTTTCTCATCGGCCGGGAGCGGATGTATGTTTTGAAAGATATTCCCCAGCTATTAGCGGTTTTAGACAGCAACCAGGAAATTTCTTACGGCAAAAGCTTTACGCTAACGCCTCGGAACATGGTGTTTGACGACTTATCCAAGGCACTGCTGAATCTGCTGCGTCAGGCCTATGCCGAAGAAAAGCAGCGCGTCGCCTGGAGTTATTCTTATTATTCTTCCGCCGGTTCGGCGTTTGCCGAGCCCAAACGCTTTCGTCTGACGAATTCCAATTTAGCCCGTTTTTTTGCTGCCGTCGGCGGACAACCTTTTACCGTTATATTGCATGGCGAAAAGATTACCGACGTCAGACTGCAGGAAGGAAGACCGCCGCTGCAACTGGCGGCAAAAGCAACCGACGGCGGCCTTAAGCTTGCCATGAAAGAAAAAAGCGCCGAACTCTACGGCTTGGATACGGATTTTCGCTATCTGTACTATAAGCGCGGCATTTACAAAGTGGATGACCAGTTTGCCAGCTATATTAAACCGCTGCTCCGGTGTTTTCGGGAAAATCGCAAACCGGAAACCTTTATTCCGTCAGCAGCAGTATCCGATTTTTTTTCGGCCACACTGCCGGCCCTGGAAACTATTTCCTCAGTAACTGTAGACAATGCCGTATACGACCGATTCTACAAAGAGCCTCTGGAGAAATACGTGTATTTTGATAAACTCGGCGATGGCATGAGCGCCCGAATTGAGTTTCGCTACGGAGCTCTGTCGATCAATCCGGCGGAACCTTCACCTCCGGCAGAGTCCACATTACAGGGAAAATGGCTGCTCCGGTCTACAGCCGAAGAAAATCGGGTACTCCGGCTTTTCCGGCAGCATGGCTTTACCGAATCAGCGGGAAAATTTGTACAAGCCGATGAGGAGGCAACCTATTGCTTCCTCCAGCAATCCCTGCCGGAACTTCACGACATAGCCGAAATTTTCTACTCCGATGATTTCAAACCCGTCAGCATAAAATCTACCAGTACAATGATGGCCGGCGTACGGCTGAATACGGAAACCGATATGCTGGAATTATCGCTGCACTATGACCAGTTCTCTCCCCGGGAACTGCGGGAATTATTGGCGGCCTGCAAGCTAAAAAAGCGCTATCACCGCTTGCAGAACGGCGGTTTCATTCCCCTTGATTCCCCCGACTTTCAAGCCGCTGCCGGTCTTGTGGAGCAGCTTGGCCTGCGCTCCTCCGATATTGAAAAACAGGTCATTGAACTGCCTAAATACCGAGCCCTGTATCTGGATAGTCTGGCCCGGGAAACAGCCGATTTTCATATGGAGCGCAGCAGTGCCTTTAAACGGATGGTGCAGGACATTCATGAACCACAGGATGCTGAATATCCCCTTCCCCCTGGCATCCGGGGAAGGCTTCGCGATTACCAGAAAACAGGCTTCAAATGGCTAAAGACACTTGCCAGTTATGGCTTGGGCGGCATTCTGGCCGACGACATGGGATTAGGGAAAACCTTGCAGGTCCTAACCTTTATTTTGTCGGAAAAGGCAACATCTTCCCGCCCTTGTCTGGTGATTGCCCCGACTTCTCTGCTCTATAACTGGCAGGAAGAAGTGCTGAAATTTACTCCCGAACTAAACGTAACTGTGATCACCGGCCAACAAAGTGACCGGTTGGAACAATTGCGGCACATTGATCAAACGGATCTGGTGGTAACGTCCTACGGACTGCTCAAACGGGATATCGCCTTTTATGAAACCAAAAGTTTTCACGCCTGTTTCCTGGATGAAGCCCAGCATGTCAAAAACCCCAATACACTAAATGCCAAATCCGTCAAGAAAATCAAAGCCAAAAACTACTTTGCCCTGACCGGAACCCCAATTGAAAACACCTTAACCGAACT from Veillonellales bacterium carries:
- a CDS encoding DEAD/DEAH box helicase codes for the protein MLTEKAIKFEAALGTSYTKGCRYFQNDAVRELHYFSQNNIFEARVQGRELYTVTVQINRRQAIDYYDCDCPAFYSYNGACKHIIAVLKKIQKEWDTYFGVGKALPPTRATQELLAFFQNETVPAAEPVNKGKIKLIPTYSFANSSGVTTNWLEFLIGRERMYVLKDIPQLLAVLDSNQEISYGKSFTLTPRNMVFDDLSKALLNLLRQAYAEEKQRVAWSYSYYSSAGSAFAEPKRFRLTNSNLARFFAAVGGQPFTVILHGEKITDVRLQEGRPPLQLAAKATDGGLKLAMKEKSAELYGLDTDFRYLYYKRGIYKVDDQFASYIKPLLRCFRENRKPETFIPSAAVSDFFSATLPALETISSVTVDNAVYDRFYKEPLEKYVYFDKLGDGMSARIEFRYGALSINPAEPSPPAESTLQGKWLLRSTAEENRVLRLFRQHGFTESAGKFVQADEEATYCFLQQSLPELHDIAEIFYSDDFKPVSIKSTSTMMAGVRLNTETDMLELSLHYDQFSPRELRELLAACKLKKRYHRLQNGGFIPLDSPDFQAAAGLVEQLGLRSSDIEKQVIELPKYRALYLDSLARETADFHMERSSAFKRMVQDIHEPQDAEYPLPPGIRGRLRDYQKTGFKWLKTLASYGLGGILADDMGLGKTLQVLTFILSEKATSSRPCLVIAPTSLLYNWQEEVLKFTPELNVTVITGQQSDRLEQLRHIDQTDLVVTSYGLLKRDIAFYETKSFHACFLDEAQHVKNPNTLNAKSVKKIKAKNYFALTGTPIENTLTELWSIFDFLMPGYLRTHKAFISRFEAPIIKNGDQTALRELGRHISPFILRRMKKAVLKELPEKVESKMVNEMTAEQSKLYAAWLLQARTEFETEVQAHGFEKSRIKILSLLTRLRQICCHPSLFIENYHGGCGKLDMLLELLKDAVSGGHRILLFSQYTGMLSLIQPQLAAMKMTYHYLDGSTKAEDRVKLVHAFNAGEKNIFLISLKAGGTGLNLTGADMVIHYDPWWNPAVEDQATDRAYRIGQKNSVQVYKLITKNTIEEKIYSLQQKKKELINSLIQPGETFLTKMNESEIRDLFTF